A genome region from Campylobacter concisus includes the following:
- the dapF gene encoding diaminopimelate epimerase, whose product MQVSKYNASGNDFVIFHTFLSKDRSELARQICSRTNGVGADGLIVLLPYEKGVKWEFYNSDGSYAAMCGNGSRAAARYAYLNGLVSSNEFVLLTGSGEVMASVKNECVEVVLTSPKILSEPLNENGKTWYFYDTGVPHLVNFTQNLEEFDVKECRALRQKYNANVNLAKFEGGALKVRTYERGVEDETLACGTGMAACFYGATLNLNAAQCIKVYPKSGEELGLRLENGKILFSGAVKHCFNTSIEI is encoded by the coding sequence ATGCAAGTTTCAAAGTACAACGCTAGTGGCAACGATTTTGTAATATTTCATACATTTTTGAGTAAAGATAGAAGTGAACTAGCAAGGCAAATTTGCAGCAGAACGAACGGTGTGGGAGCTGATGGGCTCATCGTGCTTTTGCCTTACGAAAAGGGCGTGAAATGGGAGTTTTACAACAGCGACGGAAGCTACGCTGCGATGTGTGGCAACGGCTCGCGCGCGGCTGCTAGATATGCCTATCTAAATGGTCTTGTTAGTTCAAACGAATTTGTCTTGCTAACTGGTAGTGGCGAGGTTATGGCAAGTGTGAAAAACGAGTGTGTCGAGGTTGTGCTAACAAGTCCAAAGATTTTAAGCGAGCCGCTAAATGAAAACGGCAAAACTTGGTATTTTTATGATACTGGCGTGCCTCACCTTGTAAATTTTACACAAAATTTAGAGGAATTTGACGTCAAAGAGTGCAGGGCGCTTCGTCAAAAATACAATGCAAATGTAAATTTGGCCAAATTTGAGGGTGGAGCTTTAAAGGTGAGAACCTACGAAAGGGGCGTAGAGGACGAGACGCTAGCTTGTGGCACTGGTATGGCGGCTTGCTTTTACGGCGCTACTTTAAATTTAAACGCAGCGCAATGCATAAAAGTCTATCCAAAAAGCGGCGAGGAGCTTGGACTTAGGCTAGAAAACGGCAAAATCTTATTTAGTGGAGCGGTGAAACACTGTTTTAATACGAGTATTGAAATTTAG
- the gmd gene encoding GDP-mannose 4,6-dehydratase: MDKKVALITGITGQDGSYLAEFLLKKGYIVHGVKRRTSLFNTDRIDHLYQDPHVDNRNFFLHYGDMTDSMNLTRIIQEVQPDEIYNLAAMSHVHVSFETPEYVANADGTGTLRLLEAIRILGLEKKTKIYQASTSELYGKVQETPQSETTPFYPRSPYAVAKMYAYWITVNYREAYGIFACNGILFNHESPVRGETFVTRKITRAASKIALGLQDKLYLGNLDAKRDWGHAKDYVKMMWMILQAPEPEDWVIATGQTTAVRDFVKFAFAYAGINLRFEGAGVDEVGVVDSLNFEKAKELNLNLSHLSIGQTVVCVDPRYFRPTEVDLLLGDPSKAEKKLGWKREFNLQDLVNDMMKSDLKLMTKDVYLKDGGYETMSYFE, encoded by the coding sequence ATGGATAAAAAAGTAGCATTAATAACTGGTATAACTGGTCAAGATGGATCGTATCTGGCGGAATTTTTACTAAAAAAAGGCTATATAGTCCATGGTGTAAAAAGGCGAACGAGCCTTTTTAATACAGATAGAATAGACCATCTTTATCAAGATCCGCATGTTGATAATAGAAATTTTTTCTTGCATTATGGTGATATGACAGACTCTATGAACTTAACAAGGATCATCCAAGAAGTACAGCCAGATGAAATTTACAACCTAGCTGCCATGAGCCATGTGCATGTTAGCTTTGAGACACCAGAATATGTCGCAAATGCTGATGGTACAGGCACTCTTAGATTGCTTGAAGCTATAAGGATATTAGGGCTTGAGAAAAAGACTAAAATTTATCAAGCCTCTACATCTGAGCTTTACGGAAAAGTGCAAGAGACGCCGCAAAGCGAAACGACTCCATTTTATCCAAGAAGTCCTTATGCGGTCGCAAAGATGTATGCGTACTGGATAACTGTTAATTATAGAGAGGCTTATGGCATTTTTGCTTGTAATGGCATATTGTTTAATCACGAATCACCAGTTAGAGGCGAGACATTCGTAACCAGAAAGATCACAAGAGCAGCTAGTAAGATAGCGCTTGGGCTTCAAGACAAGCTTTATCTTGGAAATTTAGACGCCAAAAGAGACTGGGGCCATGCAAAAGACTATGTGAAGATGATGTGGATGATACTGCAAGCCCCAGAGCCAGAAGACTGGGTGATAGCGACTGGCCAAACAACAGCGGTTAGAGATTTTGTAAAATTTGCATTTGCTTATGCTGGTATAAATTTGAGATTTGAAGGGGCTGGCGTAGATGAGGTAGGAGTCGTGGACTCACTAAATTTTGAAAAAGCAAAAGAGTTAAATTTAAATTTGTCCCATTTAAGTATCGGGCAAACTGTGGTTTGTGTGGATCCAAGATATTTTAGGCCAACAGAGGTTGACTTACTGCTTGGAGATCCTAGTAAAGCAGAGAAAAAACTAGGCTGGAAGAGAGAATTTAACCTTCAAGATCTAGTAAACGATATGATGAAGTCGGACTTAAAGCTCATGACAAAAGATGTCTATCTAAAAGATGGCGGATATGAGACAATGAGCTATTTCGAGTAA
- a CDS encoding C69 family dipeptidase: MKGKILASIVAMSAILGTSSLACTTILVGDKASNDGSMLVARSADSKAVKAQVFLIHPATKNQTGMHSSKAHDGANDFTYPLPKDGMRYTTIANSHTKLHGAVGYNEAGVGLSGTETIYAKDELLKIDPYNEESGITEDDIPDVLLPRMKSAKEGVKLLGEIVETKGAGEGFGVVFIDANELWYFETGTGHKWIATKIAPDEYFVTANQGRLQNYKENDPNFMGAKDVIKFAIDNKTYDPAKDGEFNFTKAYTRDDERDMTYNYPRVCWVQSMFNPSLKQDFADGQKFPVFLKPEKKLSVEDLKAAMRAHYDGTAFDNYASKDEDKKNVYRAISVFRTYESHVMQVRPWLPKDIGRVTYVALGMADLSVYLPYYEGLDGFIKGYSDGSYDADDTSIYWVYRKLQTLVMTDYEKYSPVVKEAYAKFEKELAVKQAKFEDEYVKLYKKDKKKADKLLNDFSKKTMQEAKDLTQELTNKVFTMLTADMDAKLKSLNKGKKD; encoded by the coding sequence ATGAAAGGCAAAATTCTTGCATCAATTGTTGCTATGAGTGCGATTTTAGGCACAAGTAGCTTGGCATGCACTACCATTTTAGTAGGAGATAAAGCTTCAAACGACGGCTCCATGCTGGTTGCTAGGAGTGCGGATAGTAAGGCTGTAAAGGCACAAGTCTTTTTGATCCATCCGGCCACAAAAAATCAAACTGGCATGCACAGTTCAAAGGCACATGATGGCGCAAATGACTTTACATATCCGCTTCCAAAAGATGGTATGAGATACACAACCATCGCGAACTCTCACACAAAACTTCACGGAGCGGTCGGCTACAATGAAGCTGGCGTTGGACTAAGTGGCACCGAGACCATTTACGCAAAAGACGAGCTTTTAAAGATCGACCCATATAACGAAGAGAGTGGCATCACAGAAGATGACATCCCAGACGTGCTTTTGCCACGTATGAAGAGTGCAAAAGAGGGTGTTAAGCTCCTTGGCGAGATAGTGGAGACTAAGGGCGCTGGAGAGGGCTTTGGCGTGGTATTTATCGACGCAAACGAGCTTTGGTATTTTGAGACTGGTACAGGCCACAAATGGATCGCTACAAAGATCGCTCCAGATGAGTATTTCGTTACTGCAAACCAAGGCAGACTTCAAAACTATAAAGAGAATGATCCAAATTTCATGGGAGCAAAAGATGTCATTAAATTTGCGATCGATAACAAGACTTATGACCCTGCAAAAGACGGAGAATTTAACTTTACAAAAGCCTATACAAGGGACGATGAGAGGGATATGACCTACAACTACCCACGTGTTTGCTGGGTGCAAAGCATGTTTAACCCAAGCCTAAAACAAGACTTCGCCGATGGTCAGAAATTTCCAGTATTTTTAAAACCAGAGAAAAAACTAAGTGTTGAAGACCTAAAAGCTGCGATGAGAGCTCACTACGACGGCACTGCGTTTGATAACTATGCTAGCAAAGACGAAGATAAGAAAAATGTCTACCGCGCTATAAGCGTCTTTAGAACGTATGAGTCTCACGTCATGCAGGTACGCCCGTGGCTACCAAAAGATATCGGCCGTGTGACCTACGTCGCTCTTGGCATGGCTGATCTTAGCGTTTATTTGCCGTATTACGAGGGGCTTGATGGCTTTATAAAAGGCTACTCAGACGGCTCATACGACGCTGATGATACTTCGATATACTGGGTTTATAGAAAGCTTCAAACCCTTGTGATGACTGACTATGAGAAGTATTCGCCAGTGGTTAAAGAGGCCTACGCTAAATTTGAAAAAGAGTTGGCGGTAAAACAGGCTAAATTTGAAGATGAATACGTCAAACTTTACAAAAAAGATAAGAAAAAAGCAGACAAACTCTTAAATGATTTTAGTAAAAAGACAATGCAAGAGGCCAAGGATTTAACTCAGGAGCTTACAAACAAAGTCTTTACTATGCTTACAGCTGATATGGATGCTAAGCTAAAATCCCTAAATAAAGGCAAAAAAGACTAA
- a CDS encoding cupin domain-containing protein, whose amino-acid sequence MNNLVIYCNENIKFALLKLQKNKKRFLICLNNSNSVIGVLTDGDIRKGFLNELTIYDTVNMVINVDFEYLSLESTFSDVCEKFKSDKIDFLPIVDENMGLLNVITKKQFHIMLLENISFDLKYDFSAFDHYVLEHEIYNRPWGFYKSVILTSNAQAKIITVFPGEELSLQEHKKREEHWIIIKGRGKLVLDESLSDIFPGKYIYIPRGCKHQIINDSDENIVLSEIQLGEYFGEDDIIRYADKYGRK is encoded by the coding sequence ATGAATAATTTGGTGATATATTGTAATGAAAACATTAAATTCGCACTTTTGAAACTTCAAAAAAATAAAAAAAGATTTTTAATTTGTCTTAACAATAGTAATTCTGTTATAGGAGTCCTAACTGACGGTGATATAAGAAAGGGTTTCTTGAATGAACTTACTATATATGATACAGTTAATATGGTTATAAATGTTGATTTTGAATATTTGTCTTTAGAATCAACTTTTAGTGATGTATGTGAGAAATTTAAATCTGATAAGATAGATTTTTTGCCGATAGTGGATGAAAATATGGGACTTCTTAATGTGATTACAAAAAAACAATTTCATATTATGCTTTTAGAGAACATAAGCTTTGATTTAAAGTATGATTTTTCAGCATTTGACCACTATGTTTTGGAACATGAAATCTATAATCGCCCTTGGGGTTTTTATAAGAGTGTAATTTTAACGTCAAATGCACAAGCCAAGATAATCACAGTATTTCCTGGAGAGGAGTTAAGCCTCCAAGAGCATAAAAAAAGAGAAGAACACTGGATTATAATAAAAGGTAGAGGTAAGTTAGTATTAGACGAATCTTTATCTGACATTTTTCCTGGAAAATATATTTATATACCAAGAGGATGCAAGCATCAGATTATTAATGATAGTGATGAAAATATTGTTCTATCTGAAATTCAGCTAGGGGAATATTTTGGTGAGGATGATATTATTAGATATGCTGATAAATATGGAAGAAAATAA
- a CDS encoding mannose-1-phosphate guanylyltransferase/mannose-6-phosphate isomerase: MTNILLCGGSGMRLWPISRTLMPKQFIKLFDDRSLFQLTALRNSEICDNTFVITNIDHYYLAMDQIENLNITNFKYLLEPVGRNTAPAITLACLALDPNEIVLVTPSDHLIKDIKEYHTSVKAAKELAEQNFLVTFGIKPRSPETGFGYIESYNGDVKAFYEKPDYERAVKFLKDQNFYWNSGMFVFKAGVFLDQMKIFAPEILEVCKVAFDNAKKDEIDIKIDTTDMQNIPQNSIDYAVMEKSGIVKMVVLDAPWSDLGSFDSLDEQLPKDANGNTINSDLVQINSHNNLVLSSGKKIALIDVDDLTVVDTKDALLISKKSSSQKVKNVVEILKEDSSELCNAHVTTNRPWGNYTVLENQDGYKIKIIEVKPGKRLSLQKHFHRNEHWIVLSGSATVTIGETTRLVCPNESIYIKMGEVHRLSNEGKIPVVLIEAQVGEYTGEDDIIRLDDDFKR, from the coding sequence ATGACAAATATATTATTATGTGGTGGTTCTGGTATGAGGTTGTGGCCTATTAGCAGGACTTTGATGCCAAAACAATTTATTAAATTATTTGACGATAGGTCACTTTTTCAGCTAACTGCACTACGAAATAGCGAAATTTGTGACAATACATTTGTGATTACAAATATAGATCACTACTACTTGGCGATGGATCAGATAGAAAATTTAAATATCACAAATTTTAAATATCTTCTCGAGCCAGTTGGTAGAAATACCGCACCAGCGATCACATTAGCTTGCCTTGCACTTGATCCAAATGAGATTGTTTTAGTAACCCCTTCAGATCATTTGATAAAGGACATTAAAGAATATCACACAAGCGTAAAAGCTGCAAAAGAGCTGGCAGAGCAAAATTTCTTAGTTACTTTTGGTATAAAGCCAAGGTCACCTGAGACGGGATTTGGATATATAGAGAGCTATAATGGCGATGTAAAGGCCTTTTATGAAAAGCCAGACTATGAAAGAGCGGTGAAATTTCTAAAAGATCAAAATTTCTACTGGAATTCAGGCATGTTTGTCTTTAAGGCAGGCGTTTTCTTGGATCAGATGAAAATTTTTGCTCCTGAGATACTTGAAGTATGCAAAGTAGCTTTTGATAACGCAAAAAAAGACGAAATTGATATCAAAATAGACACTACCGATATGCAAAATATTCCGCAAAATAGCATAGACTATGCTGTGATGGAAAAGTCTGGTATCGTAAAAATGGTAGTACTAGATGCGCCTTGGAGTGATCTTGGAAGCTTTGATAGTTTGGATGAACAGCTACCAAAAGATGCCAATGGTAATACAATAAATAGCGATCTGGTGCAGATAAATTCTCACAATAATCTAGTCCTATCTAGTGGCAAAAAAATAGCTTTAATAGATGTCGATGATCTAACTGTGGTTGATACAAAAGATGCTCTTTTAATATCTAAAAAATCATCTAGTCAAAAAGTAAAAAATGTGGTGGAAATTTTAAAAGAGGATAGCTCTGAGCTTTGTAATGCTCATGTTACGACAAATAGGCCTTGGGGAAACTATACTGTCCTTGAAAATCAAGATGGTTATAAGATAAAGATAATAGAGGTAAAACCTGGCAAAAGACTATCTTTGCAAAAGCATTTTCATAGAAACGAGCATTGGATAGTGCTGTCAGGTAGCGCCACCGTTACGATAGGTGAGACAACTAGACTCGTTTGTCCTAATGAGTCTATCTATATAAAAATGGGCGAAGTTCATAGGCTGTCTAATGAAGGAAAAATTCCTGTGGTTTTGATAGAAGCTCAGGTCGGTGAATACACAGGTGAAGATGATATAATTCGCCTAGATGATGATTTTAAAAGGTGA
- the metE gene encoding 5-methyltetrahydropteroyltriglutamate--homocysteine S-methyltransferase: MIKSYVLGFPRIGEKRELKRVLEGFWAGKEGFSEENLQETAKTLRQRHWKYQQDAGISAISVNDFSFYDLMLDNIIAFGATPPRFANLSGLEQYFACSRGNKSGVAMEMTKWFNTNYHYIVPELSSESKFSLKADKILNEYKEAKANGVKGKVNLIGPITFLALSKTTDGSCPFKHLDALVGEYKKLLEQISKLDDEILVQFDEPIFVTDKNESDLLPLITKVYNELTGVANNIKIVFATYFEHAIKAVSEVAKTKIYGIALDFIHGKRNFEALETIKKSHLTLFAGVIDGRNIWKSNIDEKVKLVGEISEKIGGKDFYIGTSCSLLHVPYTLKYEENLNPEIKSWLSFAVEKLDEIKIITKLANGEKLNEAETKIYEENKNAVKTRATSKLIHSESVQKRIKNLSKFERDEKFEDRIKIQRETLKYGILPTTTIGSFPQTVDLRVLRQNFKKGEIDAAAYEAGIKKYIDHCVKFQEDIGLDVLVHGEPERNDMVEYFGEQISGYAFSQNGWVQSYGSRCVKPPLLFGDVSRPEPMTVKWMKYAQSITKHVMKGMLTGPVTMLNWSFVRDDLPRSEVAKQLALCIYDEIADLQNAGIRVIQVDEAAFKEGYPLRAENIPAYEKFAVDCFKLSVSSAEAKTQIHTHMCYSEFNDIIKTIEAMDADVISIETARSGNELLKIFKAVGYKQEVGPGVYDIHSPRVPSIEEIVAQIKALLEVLPKEQLWINPDCGLKTRKWEEVEPSLKNMVEAVKIVRAL, translated from the coding sequence ATGATAAAAAGTTATGTTTTAGGTTTTCCAAGAATTGGAGAGAAAAGAGAGTTAAAGCGTGTATTAGAGGGCTTTTGGGCTGGCAAAGAGGGCTTTAGTGAAGAGAATTTGCAAGAGACTGCAAAGACACTTCGCCAAAGACACTGGAAATATCAACAAGACGCTGGAATTTCGGCAATTAGTGTCAATGATTTTTCATTTTATGACTTAATGCTTGATAACATCATCGCTTTTGGTGCTACACCTCCAAGATTTGCAAATTTAAGCGGCTTGGAGCAATATTTTGCTTGCTCAAGAGGCAACAAAAGTGGCGTTGCGATGGAGATGACAAAGTGGTTTAACACAAACTACCACTACATCGTGCCAGAGCTTAGCAGCGAGAGCAAATTTAGCCTAAAAGCAGACAAAATTTTAAATGAGTACAAAGAGGCAAAGGCTAACGGAGTAAAAGGCAAGGTAAATTTGATCGGCCCTATCACATTTTTGGCCCTTTCAAAGACGACTGACGGCAGCTGCCCATTTAAGCATCTTGACGCACTTGTAGGCGAGTACAAAAAGCTACTTGAGCAAATTTCTAAGCTTGATGATGAAATTTTAGTGCAGTTTGACGAGCCGATCTTTGTAACTGACAAAAACGAAAGCGACCTTTTGCCACTTATCACAAAGGTTTATAACGAGCTAACAGGCGTTGCAAATAACATCAAGATCGTATTTGCGACATATTTTGAGCATGCGATCAAGGCAGTTAGCGAAGTGGCTAAAACTAAAATTTATGGCATCGCACTTGACTTCATCCACGGCAAGAGAAATTTTGAGGCACTTGAGACTATCAAAAAGAGCCATTTGACACTATTTGCAGGCGTGATCGACGGTAGAAATATCTGGAAAAGTAACATCGATGAAAAAGTAAAACTTGTAGGTGAAATTTCAGAAAAAATAGGCGGCAAAGACTTTTATATCGGCACTTCATGCTCGCTTCTTCACGTGCCATACACTCTAAAATATGAAGAGAATTTAAACCCTGAGATCAAAAGCTGGCTAAGCTTTGCGGTCGAGAAGCTTGATGAGATCAAGATCATCACAAAACTGGCAAACGGCGAGAAGCTAAATGAGGCTGAAACTAAAATTTACGAAGAGAACAAAAATGCCGTTAAAACCCGTGCTACTTCAAAGCTCATCCACTCTGAAAGCGTTCAAAAACGCATCAAAAATTTAAGCAAATTTGAGCGTGATGAGAAATTTGAAGATCGCATCAAAATTCAACGCGAAACACTAAAATACGGCATCTTGCCAACAACAACGATAGGTAGCTTCCCTCAAACGGTTGATCTTCGTGTACTTCGCCAAAATTTCAAAAAAGGCGAGATCGACGCAGCTGCTTATGAAGCAGGCATCAAAAAATACATCGATCACTGCGTGAAATTCCAAGAAGATATCGGCCTAGACGTGCTAGTACACGGCGAGCCGGAGAGAAACGACATGGTCGAGTACTTTGGCGAGCAGATTAGCGGATATGCATTTAGTCAAAATGGCTGGGTGCAAAGCTACGGTAGCCGCTGCGTCAAGCCACCACTTCTCTTTGGTGACGTGAGCCGCCCAGAGCCGATGACTGTTAAGTGGATGAAATACGCTCAAAGCATCACAAAACACGTAATGAAGGGCATGCTAACAGGTCCTGTGACTATGCTAAACTGGAGCTTTGTGCGTGATGATCTGCCAAGAAGTGAGGTAGCAAAGCAACTTGCACTTTGTATCTATGACGAGATCGCAGACCTTCAAAATGCAGGCATCAGAGTGATCCAAGTCGATGAAGCGGCGTTTAAAGAAGGCTATCCGCTAAGAGCTGAAAACATCCCAGCTTATGAGAAATTTGCGGTTGATTGCTTCAAGCTTTCAGTAAGCTCAGCCGAGGCAAAAACTCAGATCCACACACATATGTGCTACTCTGAATTCAACGATATTATTAAGACTATTGAAGCTATGGACGCTGATGTTATTAGTATCGAGACTGCAAGAAGTGGTAACGAGCTACTTAAAATTTTTAAAGCCGTTGGCTACAAACAAGAGGTCGGACCTGGCGTTTACGACATCCACAGCCCACGTGTACCAAGTATCGAGGAGATCGTCGCTCAGATCAAAGCTCTGCTTGAAGTCTTGCCAAAAGAGCAGCTCTGGATCAACCCAGATTGTGGCCTAAAAACAAGAAAATGGGAAGAGGTCGAGCCAAGTCTTAAAAACATGGTCGAAGCTGTCAAGATCGTAAGAGCTCTATAA
- the rplT gene encoding 50S ribosomal protein L20, with product MARVKTGVVRRRRHKKVLKLARGFFSARHKHFRKAKEQLERSLVYAYRDRRQKKRDFRRLWIVRINAACRLNDISYSRFINGLNKAKIELDRKILADLAMNDAKAFAALAKQAKDALK from the coding sequence ATGGCAAGAGTAAAAACAGGCGTAGTTAGAAGAAGACGCCATAAGAAAGTTTTAAAGCTAGCACGTGGCTTTTTTAGTGCTAGACATAAACACTTTAGAAAAGCTAAAGAGCAACTAGAGAGAAGTTTAGTTTACGCATACCGCGACAGACGCCAGAAAAAACGTGATTTCAGACGTTTATGGATCGTTCGTATCAATGCAGCTTGCAGACTAAACGACATTAGCTATTCAAGATTTATCAACGGCTTAAACAAAGCTAAGATCGAACTTGATAGAAAAATTTTAGCTGATCTAGCTATGAATGACGCGAAGGCATTTGCGGCACTTGCAAAACAAGCAAAAGATGCTTTGAAATAA
- a CDS encoding DNA-binding protein: MLKDKIINNESGIVLYGLTPPKAEFDEAKLKEIAAKWDKRITDVQADGLVLYEIQDESSRIKSERTFEFSDTLSPEIYYSKYLNLKTPSIFYRVANKYNESKFRANLAKSSSDINVFVGVASGKVEPKMSLERAYEIARDEFKEIVVGGVCIAERHAKKGDEEQRMSQKAKMGAKFFISQAVFDINLAKNLLTSVAKSGLNLPIILTFTTCGTPKTLEFIKWLGISVDEKSEKRMLESDDFLATASQICLENFAELYEFAKKIGINVGVNVESVMAKRAEIEASLELTHKMREVF; encoded by the coding sequence ATGTTAAAAGATAAGATCATAAACAATGAAAGTGGCATAGTGCTTTATGGCTTAACGCCTCCAAAGGCTGAATTTGACGAGGCAAAGCTTAAAGAGATTGCTGCTAAATGGGATAAGAGGATCACAGATGTGCAGGCTGATGGTTTGGTGCTTTATGAGATCCAAGATGAAAGTAGCCGTATAAAAAGCGAGCGAACTTTTGAATTTAGCGATACATTAAGCCCTGAAATTTACTACTCAAAGTATCTAAATTTAAAGACACCAAGCATCTTTTATAGAGTCGCGAACAAATATAATGAGAGCAAATTTAGAGCAAATTTAGCCAAAAGTAGCAGCGATATAAATGTCTTTGTCGGTGTTGCTTCTGGCAAAGTAGAGCCTAAAATGAGCTTAGAGCGTGCTTATGAGATCGCTAGAGACGAGTTTAAAGAGATTGTAGTGGGCGGTGTTTGTATAGCTGAGAGGCACGCAAAAAAGGGCGATGAAGAGCAAAGGATGAGCCAAAAGGCCAAAATGGGGGCGAAATTTTTCATCTCGCAGGCGGTTTTTGACATAAATTTGGCTAAAAATTTACTAACAAGCGTGGCAAAAAGTGGGTTAAATTTGCCTATTATTTTGACATTTACTACTTGCGGCACGCCAAAAACGCTAGAGTTTATCAAGTGGCTTGGTATAAGTGTTGATGAAAAGAGCGAAAAAAGGATGCTTGAAAGTGATGATTTTTTAGCCACGGCATCGCAAATTTGCCTTGAAAATTTCGCAGAGCTTTATGAATTTGCCAAAAAGATTGGTATAAACGTCGGCGTCAATGTTGAAAGTGTAATGGCAAAAAGAGCCGAAATAGAAGCGAGCTTGGAGCTAACACATAAGATGAGAGAGGTGTTTTGA
- the rpmI gene encoding 50S ribosomal protein L35, which translates to MPKMKTVRGAAKRFKVGKNKIKRGSAFRSHILTKKPSKRMRDLRGPQYVDSTNVPAVRKMLGV; encoded by the coding sequence ATGCCAAAGATGAAAACCGTTCGCGGTGCTGCTAAGCGCTTTAAAGTAGGTAAAAATAAGATAAAAAGAGGCTCTGCTTTTAGAAGCCATATCTTAACAAAAAAACCTAGTAAGCGTATGAGAGATTTGCGTGGCCCACAATACGTGGACAGCACAAATGTCCCAGCCGTTCGCAAAATGCTCGGCGTATAA
- a CDS encoding GDP-L-fucose synthase family protein: MDKNSKIYVAGHKGLVGSAIVKNLRSKGYENIITRTHGELDLMDQKAVYEFFEKEKPEYVVLAAAKVGGIVANSTYRADFIYENLQIQNNVIHQSYVHKVKKLLFLGSTCIYPKNAPQPMSEDVLLTSPLEYTNEPYAIAKIAGMKMCESYNLQYGTNFISVMPTNLYGPNDNFDLETSHVLPALIRKIHLAKLLSEEKFDEVVKDIKAKDTNEGITCLSKFGISKERVEIWGTGKPRREFLHSEDMADACVFLLENRDFKDTYDKNSKEIRNTHVNIGTGKDISIKELANLVKNIVGFKGELCFNDSKPDGTILKLTDPSKLHSLGWKHKIELEDGIKTLYKWYLGNMGIDF, translated from the coding sequence ATGGATAAGAATAGCAAAATTTATGTAGCAGGACACAAGGGTCTGGTAGGCTCTGCTATAGTGAAAAATTTACGATCAAAGGGCTATGAAAATATAATCACAAGAACTCATGGCGAGCTTGATCTAATGGATCAAAAAGCTGTTTATGAATTTTTTGAAAAAGAAAAGCCTGAGTATGTGGTGCTAGCTGCTGCAAAGGTCGGTGGAATAGTGGCCAATAGCACTTATAGGGCTGATTTTATCTATGAAAACTTACAAATTCAAAATAATGTGATCCATCAAAGTTATGTGCATAAGGTAAAAAAACTATTATTTTTGGGAAGCACTTGCATATATCCTAAAAATGCCCCACAGCCAATGAGCGAAGATGTGCTTTTGACATCTCCACTTGAATACACAAATGAGCCATACGCAATAGCTAAAATAGCTGGCATGAAGATGTGTGAGAGCTATAATTTACAGTACGGCACAAATTTTATATCTGTTATGCCTACAAATTTATATGGTCCAAACGACAACTTTGATCTAGAAACCTCGCATGTTTTGCCGGCGCTTATAAGAAAGATACACCTAGCAAAACTTTTAAGCGAAGAAAAATTTGATGAAGTGGTAAAAGATATAAAAGCAAAAGATACAAACGAAGGCATAACTTGTCTTAGTAAATTTGGCATTTCAAAAGAGCGAGTAGAAATTTGGGGCACAGGAAAACCTAGACGAGAGTTTCTGCACTCAGAAGATATGGCTGATGCTTGTGTATTTTTATTGGAAAATAGAGATTTTAAAGATACTTATGATAAAAATAGCAAAGAGATAAGAAATACTCATGTAAATATAGGTACGGGCAAAGATATCTCTATAAAAGAGCTAGCAAATTTAGTTAAAAATATAGTTGGTTTTAAAGGTGAGCTATGCTTTAATGATAGCAAGCCCGATGGTACGATACTAAAACTAACAGACCCATCTAAGCTCCACTCTCTTGGTTGGAAACATAAAATAGAGCTTGAAGATGGGATAAAGACACTTTATAAGTGGTATTTAGGAAATATGGGGATAGATTTTTAA